Proteins found in one Oryza glaberrima chromosome 4, OglaRS2, whole genome shotgun sequence genomic segment:
- the LOC127770595 gene encoding histone-lysine N-methyltransferase ATXR2 has protein sequence MFISTPLPQVRDKVSRTKPPKPHGGGGERRRKKQPQEAAARAGGGMGGSSASPCDLDREFAPQIAQLLATPPLQPAQEYYNGLIQSRKHDGIRVNFSSKHGKGVCANKEFAEGDLILKDQILVGAQHSLNKIDCAVCSYCFRFIGSIEFQIGRRLYWQSVGSSSDCTNRRHCHESDVGSSASSSGATKENSSTLPEEVLGSLITGDMSLPFTDHFSLPQVVPCRGCEEERYCSQSCADSDWETYHSLLCTGSKTEPSQRSALQKFIEHANGSNDIFLVAAKAITFTLLRYKKLKTQPEFQNNTDESNFSLLMEAWKPLSMGYKKRWWDSVALPEDVDSCDEDTFRQQIRDLALTSLQLLKDAIFDSECAPLFSLDVYGHLIGMFELNNLGLVVASPVEDYFIHIDDLPDDEKEEAEKVTRPFLDALGEDYAAPCEGTAFFPLQSCMNHSCCPNAKAYKRDEDTDGNAVIIALEPIKKDDEITISYIDEDVSYEERQAELADYGFICTCPRCQEEKPN, from the exons ATGTTCATATCCACACCTCTCCCCCAAGTACGAGACAAGGTCTCGAGaacaaaaccccccaaaccccacggcggcggcggtgagcggcggcggaagaagcAGCCGCAAGAGGCAGCAgctcgcgccggcggcggcatgggtGGGAGCAGCGCAAGCCCGTGTGACCTGGACAGGGAGTTCGCGCCCCAAATCGCCCAGCTCCTCGCCACCCCTCCTCTCCAACCCGCGCAG GAATACTACAATGGGCTCATACAGTCCAGGAAACATGATGGTATAAGAGTGAACTTCAGCAGCAAGCATGGGAAAG GTGTTTGTGCGAACAAGGAGTTTGCAGAAGGGGACCTTATTCTGAAGGATCAAATATTGGTTGGTGCTCAGCACAGTCTTAACAAG ATTGATTGCGCTGTGTGCAGTTATTGCTTTCGCTTCATTGGTTCTATAGAGTTCCAGATTGGACGAAGATTGTATTGGCAAAGCGTTGGTTCAAGCAGTGACTGCACTAATAGGAGGCATTGCCATGAGAGTGATGTGGGATCGAGTGCCAGTTCTTCTGGTGCAACAAAGGAAAACAGTAGTACTTTGCCAGAAGAGGTCTTAGGATCACTTATTACTGGTGACATGTCACTGCCTTTCACAGACCATTTTAGTTTGCCTCAAGTTGTTCCTTGTCGTGGATGTGAGGAAGAACGCTACTGCAG CCAATCATGTGCTGATTCCGACTGGGAAACTTATCACTCTTTGCTGTGTACTGGATCTAAGACTGAACCATCCCAGAGATCTGCTCTTCAGAAATTCATAGAACATGCAAATG GGTCCAATGATATTTTTCTTGTTGCTGCCAAG GCTATCACTTTCACTCTGCTGAGGTACAAGAAACTCAAAACGCAGCCTGAATTTCAAAATAACACAGATGAATCAAACTTTTCTTTGCTTATGGAAGCATGGAAACCACTTTCGATGGGCTACAAAAAGAG GTGGTGGGACTCTGTTGCTTTGCCTGAGGATGTTGATTCCTGTGATGAAGATACATTTAGGCAGCAAATTAGGGATCTAGCACTTACG TCATTGCAGCTTCTCAAGGATGCTATTTTTGATTCTGAGTGTGCACCCT TGTTCTCACTTGACGTGTATGGCCATTTAATTGGCATGTTTGAGCTGAACAATCT TGGTTTGGTTGTTGCGTCTCCAGTGGAAGACTATTTCATACATATTGATGATCTTCCAGATGATGAGAAG GAGGAAGCTGAAAAGGTTACAAGGCCATTTCTAGATGCTTTAGGTGAAGACTATGCAGCTCCTTGTGAGG GGACGGCATTCTTTCCTTTGCAAAGCTGTATGAATCATTCATGTTGTCCAAATGCTAAAGCATATAAAAGGGATGAG GATACTGATGGTAATGCAGTGATAATTGCTCTGGAGCCTATCAAGAAGGACGATGAG ATTACCATATCCTACATCGATGAGGATGTCTCCTACGAGGAGAGGCAGGCGGAGCTTGCAGATTATGGATTCATCTGTACGTGCCCTAGGTGCCAAGAAGAAAAGCCCAACTGA
- the LOC127770597 gene encoding cyclin-P1-1: MPCMAMDATAAAGGEMSRQKATASAPPPPELDMVARAVQRLVARNDAVEALSGGGEAAAGVGAGMAAFEAARGAPAPRIGVAQYLERVHRYAGLEPECYVVAYAYVDMAAHRRPAAAVASRNVHRLLLACLLVASKVLDDFHHNNAFFARVGGVSNAEMNRLELELLAVLDFEVMLSHRVYELYREHLEKEARRDGGGGDMLAGASAAAAAKAGRMAAVSPSKLLERAAVNGAAQHDDWRSLGTAAAAEAANGVRRHRSSSSSRYSFDC; encoded by the exons ATGCCGTGCATGGCCATGGACGCCAccgcggcagcgggcggcgagATGTCGCGGCagaaggcgacggcgtcggctccgccgccgccggagctggaCATGGTGGCGCGCGCCGTGCAGCGGCTGGTGGCGCGGAACGACGCGGTGGAGGCGCtgagcggcggaggggaggcggcggcgggggtagGAGCAGGGATGGCGGCGTTCGAGGCGGCGAggggcgcgccggcgccgcgcatCGGCGTGGCGCAGTATCTGGAGCGCGTGCACCGGTACGCCGGGCTGGAGCCGGAGTGCTACGTGGTGGCGTACGCGTACGTCGACATGGCGGCgcaccgccgccccgccgccgccgtcgcctcccgcaacgtccaccgcctcctcctcgcctgccTCCTCGTCGCCTCCAAGGTTCTCGACGACTT CCACCACAACAACGCGTTCTtcgcgcgcgtcggcggcgtgaGCAACGCGGAGATGAAcaggctggagctggagctcctCGCCGTGCTGGACTTCGAGGTCATGCTCAGCCACCGCGTCTACGAGCTCTACCGCGAGCACCTCGAGAAGGAGGCGCggagggacggcggcggcggcgacatgctcgccggcgcgtcggccgccgccgccgccaaggcggGGAGAATGGCGGCCGTCTCGCCGTCCAAGCTGCTGGAACGCGCGGCGGTGAACGGCGCCGCGCAGCACGACGACTGGAGGAGCCtgggtacggcggcggcggcggaggcggcgaacggcgtgcggcggcacaggtcgtcgtcgtcgtcgcggtaTTCCTTCGATTGCTAG
- the LOC127770596 gene encoding peroxisome biogenesis protein 22 → MSSGAAASAAGVGAGAAGGGKDDELADLVRRLVDALARYSDRLPFDLDRQKLRSFTTLAAITITLIFAWKLLRAPQEQPRRPRRRVAPSPSNTSSRSRPGALTSTDACSSSADSRAQEAINQLFQPVNLTLEQLVRHKLSEGRRVTCRLLGVILEETTPEELQNHVTVRPSVLEVLLEIAKFCDVYLMERILDDESGEKVLSALSEAGLFTNSGLIKDKVLFCSTENGRTSFVRQLEPDWHIDTSPEIVHQLARFIKYQLHISPQRAERVASNVFSSTSLEQFFGGLDQR, encoded by the exons ATGTCGTCGGgggcagcggcgtcggcggcgggggtgggggcgggggcggcggggggcggGAAGGACGACGAGCTGGCTGATCTGGTGCGGCGCCTAGTGGACGCCCTCGCCCGCTACTCCGATCGTCTCCCGTTCGACCTCGATCGCCAG aaacttCGCTCATTTACTACACTTGCCGCAATTACAATCACGCTTATCTTTGCCTGGAAACTGTTGAGAGCTCCTCAAGAGCAACCTCGGAGGCCACGTAGACGCGTTGCTCCATCACCTAGCAACACCAGCAGTAGATCACGGCCAGGTGCTTTGACCTCAACGGATGCTTGTTCATCTTCAGCAGATTCAAGAGCACAGGAAGCAATCAACCAGCTTTTCCAGCCAGTAAAC CTGACTCTTGAGCAGCTTGTTAGGCATAAACTGAGCGAAGGACGAAGG GTTACATGCCGGTTACTTGGTGTGATTTTGGAGGAAACAACTCCAGAGGAGCTCCAG aACCATGTCACAGTGAGACCTTCTGTCCTGGAGGTTCTTCTAGAAATTGCAAAATTCTGTGATGTCTATCTGATGGAGCGCATTCTTGACGATGAAAGCGGA GAAAAGGTGTTATCTGCCCTGAGTGAAGCTGGACTTTTTACGAACAGTGGATTGATAAAGGACAAG GTTCTCTTTTGTAGTACAGAAAATGGCCGCACCTCTTTTGTGCGGCAACTGGAACCTGATTGGCACATTGATACTAGTCCAGAAATTGTTCATCAGCTAGCT AGGTTTATCAAATATCAACTACATATTTCTCCACAACGAGCAGAAAGAGTAGCATCCAATGTTTTCAGCTCTACAAGCTTGGAACAATTCTTTGGAGGCCTTGATCAGAGATGA
- the LOC127772089 gene encoding blue copper protein-like, with product MSSSSSSLKALVAFMAVATVAELAAGSKTWAIKWASGGNYGDWSSKNTVAVGDSVVFTYGQPHTVDELSAADYTACSFAAPLSSDAGGSTTVVFDKPGTRYFACSSGSHCSMGQKVAITVSNSTAPPSSSKGGSSSYGAAAGGGAELASKLVVGLAVGAGAILAL from the exons atgtcgtcgtcgtcgtcgtcgttgaagGCCTTGGTGGCGTTCATGGCCGTGGCCAccgtcgccgagctcgccgccggcagcaagACGTGGGCCATCAAGTGGGCCTCCGGCGGGAACTACGGCGACTGGTCGTCCAAGAACACGGTCGCCGTCGGCGACAGCGTCG TGTTCACGTACGGGCAGCCGCACACCGTCGACGAGCTGTCGGCGGCGGACTACACGGCGTGCAGCTTCGCCGCCCCGCTCTCGTCGGACGCCGGCGGCAGCACCACCGTCGTCTTCGACAAGCCCGGGACGAGGTACTTCGCCTGTTCGTCCGGGTCGCACTGCAGCATGGGCCAGAAGGTGGCCATCACGGTCTCCaactcgacggcgccgccgtcgtcgtccaagggcggctcgtcgtcgtacggcgcggcggccggcggcggcgccgagctcgCCTCCAAGCTGGTGGTgggcctcgccgtcggcgccggcgccattcTTGCGCTCTGA